One Triticum dicoccoides isolate Atlit2015 ecotype Zavitan chromosome 5B, WEW_v2.0, whole genome shotgun sequence genomic window carries:
- the LOC119309176 gene encoding cation/H(+) antiporter 15-like, with protein MSLAGEAVVNRSLYCFEHLSGRPTSSGVFAGDDPLKFYFPLLLYHICIIFILSHAIYAVFRRVGIPLVISQILAGTLLGPSFLGHYLPHIGEVFATPEGWLQINTVGGYAFTLHIFTIGVKTDLGMIVKSGKKAIAIAVLGTTAPHLAMYVAGLALSDRIPKQWTDTFLLTNLNSWWSLSAFIVVCCTLDDLHLLSSKLGRLAMSAALIGDFANTFAIAGVTSYLLQASPEEKLQRIGFASSLSFTIFIALMGLVARPVILRLIRDVPEGGILSESRLVAVLLISITCSFAGELLGLHATYGPFMLGLMLPGGAPLGVTLAERLDRLVAGVLTPLLIAQGGMRMNVHMIKDASTCGLLEVFLVVGIVAKFVACMVPCLYCQIPVRESVAVGLMMNFKGITEVVYASAFMDSKVLDDQAYAAFMINVLVVGAATGAAVKYMYHPEEKYVANQLRTVENKKVSEELRVLACVHSQVDVAPVVALLDASSPTPTTPVSVYLLHLMPLAGLTSSVLRSFKPGDQHCVPTGSKATESERVVNAFQFFVDQRQRGSSSLLPYVCIAPYATMHNDVCTVALEKRAMLIIVPFHKRLAIDGSVEPTSPNAGAIQDTNISILNYAPCSVAILIDRGSLSGVASTASIDTIDGLFPHRVAMYFLGGPDDREAMALAAYMAEDAPIGLTVFRFLLPIEWQQRLDPEEDELDDEATQEFVRRWVDDNRVMYSQHTVGGSHEMVDVIRNTSVAFDLLVVGRRAESLETPLTAGISDWSEHLELGVLGDLLTSADFGSRLSTLVVQQQTKAAAGELCPV; from the exons ATGTCGCTGGCGGGGGAGGCCGTTGTCAACAGAAGCCTCTACTGCTTCGAGCACCTCTCCGGCCGCCCCACCTCCTCCGGCGTCTTCGCCGGCGACGACCccctcaagttctactttcccctcCTTCTCTACCACAtctgcatcatcttcatcctctccCACGCCATTTACGCCGTGTTCCGCCGTGTTGGCATCCCGCTGGTCATCTCCCAGATCCTC GCCGGCACGCTGCTGGGGCCGTCGTTCCTGGGCCACTACCTCCCGCACATCGGCGAGGTCTTCGCCACGCCCGAGGGTTGGCTGCAGATCAACACGGTCGGCGGCTACGCCTTCACGCTCCATATCTTCACCATCGGCGTCAAGACGGACCTCGGCATGATCGTCAAGTCCGGGAAGAAGGCCATCGCCATCGCCGTCCTTGGCACCACCGCTCCGCACCTCGCCATGTACGTCGCCGGCCTCGCGCTCAGCGATCGCATCCCCAAGCAATGGACCGACACCTTCCTCCTCACCAACCTTAACTCCTGGTGGTCGCTCTCGGCCTTCATTGTCGTCTGCTGCACGCTGGATGACCTCCACCTCCTCTCCTCCAAGCTCGGCCGCCTCGCCATGTCCGCCGCCCTCATCGGAGATTTCGCCAACACCTTCGCCATCGCCGGCGTCACATCCTACCTCCTCCAGGCAAGCCCCGAGGAGAAGCTGCAGCGGATTGGCTTCGCCTCGTCGCTCTCATTCACCATCTTCATCGCGCTCATGGGGCTGGTGGCACGGCCGGTGATCCTGCGGCTGATCAGGGACGTGCCGGAGGGCGGCATCCTCTCTGAGTCCCGCCTTGTCGCCGTGCTGCTCATCTCCATCACGTGCAGCTTCGCCGGCGAGCTCCTCGGCCTCCACGCGACGTACGGGCCGTTCATGCTGGGGCTCATGCTCCCCGGCGGCGCCCCGCTGGGTGTGACCCTGGCGGAGCGGCTAGAccggctcgtcgccggcgtgctGACGCCGCTGCTCATCGCGCAGGGAGGGATGCGGATGAACGTCCACATGATCAAGGACGCCTCCACCTGCGGCCTGCTTGAGGTGTTCTTGGTCGTCGGCATCGTCGCCAAGTTTGTGGCGTGCATGGTGCCGTGCTTGTACTGCCAGATACCGGTCCGGGAATCCGTGGCCGTCGGCCTCATGATGAACTTCAAGGGCATCACGGAGGTGGTGTACGCCTCGGCGTTCATGGATTCCAAGGTGCTGGACGACCAGGCGTACGCGGCGTTCATGATCAACGTGCTGGTGGTCGGCGCCGCGACAGGGGCGGCAGTCAAGTACATGTACCACCCGGAGGAGAAGTACGTGGCGAACCAGCTGCGCACGGTGGAGAACAAGAAGGTCAGCGAGGAGCTCCGGGTGCTGGCGTGCGTCCACTCGCAGGTGGACGTGGCGCCGGTGGTGGCGCTGCTTGATGCGTCCAGCCCGACGCCGACTACGCCGGTCTCAGTGTACCTCCTCCACCTTATGCCGCTCGCCGGGCTCACCAGCTCCGTGCTCCGCTCCTTCAAGCCCGGCGACCAGCACTGCGTCCCGACGGGGTCCAAAGCCACCGAGTCGGAGCGCGTCGTCAACGCCTTCCAGTTCTTCGTGGACCAGCGGCAGCGGGGCTCCTCGTCGCTGCTGCCATACGTGTGCATCGCGCCCTACGCCACCATGCACAACGACGTCTGCACCGTCGCGCTCGAGAAGCGCGCCATGCTCATCATCGTGCCCTTCCACAAGCGCCTCGCCATTGACGGCTCCGTGGAGCCCACGTCGCCCAACGCCGGCGCCATCCAGGACACCAACATCAGCATACTCAACTACGCGCCCTGCTCGGTCGCCATCCTCATCGACCGAGGCAGCCTCTCCGGTGTGGCCAGCACCGCATCCATCGACACCATCGACGGATTGTTCCCGCATCGCGTCGCCATGTACTTCCTCGGCGGGCCGGACGACCGGGAGGCCATGGCGCTGGCGGCGTACATGGCGGAGGACGCGCCGATCGGCCTGACCGTGTTCCGGTTCTTGCTGCCGATAGAGTGGCAGCAGCGGCTGGACCCCGAGGAGGACGAGCTGGACGATGAGGCGACGCAGGAGTTCGTCCGGCGGTGGGTAGACGACAACCGGGTCATGTACAGCCAGCACACGGTCGGCGGCTCCCACGAGATGGTGGACGTCATCCGGAACACGAGCGTGGCGTTCGACCTGCTCGTGGTCGGGCGGCGAGCGGAGAGCCTCGAGACGCCGCTGACGGCCGGCATATCGGACTGGAGCGAGCACCTGGAGCTCGGCGTTCTCGGGGACCTGCTCACGTCCGCCGACTTTGGTTCCCGGTTGTCCACGCTGGTGGTGCAGCAGCAGACCAAGGCGGCCGCCGGTGAGCTCTGCCCCGTTTGA